One stretch of Nitrospira sp. SG-bin1 DNA includes these proteins:
- a CDS encoding cation transporter, producing the protein YVYVIFEDRTDLYWARSRVLEYLQKLTGKLPIGVTPTLGPDATGVGWVYQYALVDESGTHDLAQLRSLQDWYLRYQLASVPGVAEVSSIGGFVKQYQIEVDPNVLAAYRLPITTVIEAVRNSNAEVSGRVLEMAGTEYVIRGRGYLRSVDEIELIPVGTDGRGTPILVRDIGHVQLGPDQRRGIAELDGKGQTVGGIVIMRAGENALTVIERIKSRLKEITPALPEGVHIVPTYDRSDLIHRAIAVLREKLVEESVIVSLIALVFLFHVRSALVAILILPVAVLLAFIPMAYLNITSNIMSLGGIAIAIGAMVDAAIVMVENAHKRLEQSPSGNRAEIIIAAAKEVGRPLFFSLLVIAVSFLPIFALEAQEGRLFTPLAYTKTFSMLFATALSVTLAPVLMVLLIRGHIRAEAKNPLNRWLIALYRPILSGALRVRWLTVGVAVAAVALTAPVFSRLGAEFMPPLNEGTILYMPTTVPGLSIPEATKVLQVQDQLLTTFPEVERVFGKMGKAPTATDPAFVGMAEITVTLKPEAQWRPGMTWDRLLDEMDAKLRIPGFPNIWWMPIQTRTEMITTGVRSPVGIKVLGPDLKTIERIGLEIEQALATVPGTKSAFAERLNEGYYLDLIVNRREAARYGLTVGDVQTVITSAIGGETVTTTVEGRERYPVNVRYKRELRDDPDRLKRVLIPTPTGAQIPLGQIAEMVITQGPPSIADEAGSLAGLVSVSVSGRDLRGYVEDAQRAVRELVTLPSGYRLIWTGQYEHLVRAEERLKLVVPVTLAVILLLLYLNFRSLAKSLIVLLSVPFAVIGAIWYLYYLDYNLSVAVWVGIIALAGVAAETGVVMLVYLDEAYERRVCEGRMITAQDLRDAIMEGAVQRVRPKMMTVAAIMGGLLPIMWTTGTGADVMKRIAAPMIGGMVSSTVLTLLVIPVLYALWRVRSLPANESRQVP; encoded by the coding sequence CCTACGTCTATGTGATTTTTGAAGACCGGACCGATCTCTACTGGGCCAGAAGTCGTGTTCTGGAATATCTTCAGAAGCTCACCGGCAAGTTGCCGATCGGTGTCACGCCGACACTGGGGCCGGATGCGACCGGTGTCGGGTGGGTCTATCAGTACGCGTTGGTGGACGAGTCGGGGACGCACGACCTCGCACAGCTCAGGAGCCTTCAGGATTGGTATCTACGGTATCAACTGGCGAGTGTACCTGGTGTAGCGGAAGTCTCATCGATCGGTGGATTCGTCAAACAGTATCAAATCGAAGTGGACCCCAACGTATTAGCGGCTTATCGGCTGCCCATCACAACCGTGATCGAAGCGGTTCGCAACAGCAATGCGGAGGTGAGTGGCCGGGTTTTGGAGATGGCCGGCACTGAATACGTGATTCGAGGGCGAGGCTATCTGCGATCGGTTGACGAGATTGAACTGATTCCCGTCGGCACAGATGGACGAGGCACGCCGATCCTGGTGCGAGACATCGGGCATGTCCAACTCGGGCCGGATCAGCGGCGAGGCATTGCCGAATTGGACGGCAAGGGCCAGACCGTCGGCGGGATCGTGATCATGCGGGCCGGAGAGAACGCGCTCACCGTGATCGAGCGGATCAAATCCAGGCTGAAAGAAATTACCCCCGCTTTGCCCGAAGGCGTACACATTGTCCCTACCTACGATCGATCCGACCTCATTCATCGCGCGATCGCCGTCCTCCGCGAGAAACTGGTTGAAGAAAGTGTGATCGTGAGCCTGATCGCATTGGTCTTTCTGTTTCATGTTCGAAGCGCTCTGGTCGCCATCCTCATCTTACCGGTTGCGGTATTGCTGGCCTTTATTCCGATGGCCTACTTGAACATTACGTCCAACATCATGTCACTGGGCGGGATCGCCATCGCCATCGGAGCCATGGTCGATGCCGCGATTGTGATGGTCGAGAATGCCCATAAACGGCTGGAGCAATCCCCCTCGGGCAACCGAGCTGAGATCATCATTGCTGCCGCGAAAGAGGTCGGGCGGCCCCTATTCTTTTCACTGCTGGTGATCGCTGTGTCGTTCCTGCCGATCTTCGCATTGGAAGCGCAGGAAGGACGGCTCTTCACGCCGCTGGCCTACACCAAGACCTTTTCGATGCTCTTTGCCACCGCGCTTTCGGTGACATTGGCGCCGGTGTTGATGGTGTTGTTGATTCGTGGCCATATTCGAGCGGAAGCCAAGAATCCGCTGAACCGGTGGCTCATTGCCCTGTATCGGCCCATCCTCTCAGGCGCCCTGCGAGTTCGGTGGCTGACCGTGGGAGTAGCAGTCGCGGCAGTGGCCCTTACGGCGCCGGTGTTCTCTCGACTCGGCGCGGAATTCATGCCGCCGCTGAATGAAGGGACAATTCTTTACATGCCGACCACCGTCCCGGGTCTTTCTATCCCCGAAGCGACGAAGGTCTTGCAGGTTCAAGATCAGTTGCTCACGACCTTTCCGGAAGTGGAACGGGTATTCGGAAAAATGGGGAAGGCTCCGACCGCCACTGATCCAGCCTTTGTGGGAATGGCCGAGATTACGGTCACTCTCAAGCCGGAAGCGCAGTGGCGGCCAGGCATGACCTGGGACCGGTTGCTGGATGAGATGGATGCGAAGCTGCGCATCCCTGGATTTCCGAACATCTGGTGGATGCCGATCCAGACTCGCACGGAAATGATCACGACGGGTGTCCGAAGTCCGGTCGGCATCAAAGTGCTGGGGCCGGATTTGAAGACAATCGAGCGAATCGGCCTAGAAATCGAGCAGGCCTTGGCGACCGTGCCGGGCACCAAGAGCGCCTTCGCCGAACGGCTCAATGAGGGCTATTACTTGGATTTAATCGTGAACCGACGTGAGGCAGCCCGCTATGGCCTGACGGTTGGCGATGTGCAAACGGTGATCACCTCGGCCATCGGAGGGGAAACGGTGACCACCACAGTGGAGGGACGGGAACGGTATCCGGTCAATGTTCGCTACAAGCGCGAGTTGCGCGACGATCCGGATCGGCTCAAACGAGTCCTGATTCCCACGCCGACCGGCGCGCAGATCCCGCTTGGCCAAATCGCGGAGATGGTGATCACGCAGGGGCCTCCGTCGATCGCGGATGAGGCGGGATCGCTGGCGGGTCTGGTCTCGGTGTCGGTCAGCGGACGAGACTTGCGCGGCTACGTGGAGGACGCTCAACGAGCAGTCCGCGAGCTGGTCACGCTTCCATCCGGCTACCGGCTGATCTGGACTGGGCAATACGAGCATCTGGTGCGGGCAGAAGAGCGGTTGAAGCTGGTAGTCCCTGTGACGCTCGCCGTGATTCTGTTGCTCCTGTATCTCAATTTCCGATCGCTCGCGAAATCGCTGATCGTGCTTTTGTCCGTCCCCTTCGCTGTGATCGGAGCCATCTGGTACCTCTATTACCTCGACTACAACCTCAGCGTGGCAGTGTGGGTGGGCATCATCGCGCTGGCCGGCGTGGCGGCGGAGACGGGCGTGGTGATGCTCGTCTATCTCGATGAAGCGTATGAACGGCGCGTGTGCGAAGGTCGAATGATAACGGCGCAAGACCTCCGCGACGCCATCATGGAGGGAGCCGTTCAGCGAGTGCGGCCCAAAATGATGACGGTGGCGGCGATCATGGGCGGGTTGCTCCCTATCATGTGGACCACCGGCACAGGCGCAGACGTGATGAAACGGATTGCCGCGCCGATGATCGGCGGGATGGTGAGTTCGACGGTGTTGACGTTGCTGGTGATTCCGGTACTGTATGCCTTGTGGCGGGTCAGATCCTTGCCGGCCAATGAGAGCAGACAAGTGCCATGA
- a CDS encoding nickel-responsive regulator — MKKLVRFGVSLDNDLLDTFDRAIALRCYTNRSEALRDLIRNTLVDQQWDNDKETVGTITYVYNHHVRSLSDKLTDLQHHYHQLILSGMHVHLDHDNCLEVLVLRGKGYEIKKISDSLISMRGVKHGKLTMTTTGKGLS, encoded by the coding sequence ATGAAGAAGCTAGTACGCTTCGGCGTTTCTCTGGATAACGATTTACTGGACACCTTCGATCGTGCGATCGCCCTCCGTTGCTACACGAACCGTTCAGAAGCCTTGCGAGATTTAATCCGCAATACCCTGGTGGATCAGCAGTGGGATAACGACAAGGAAACGGTTGGCACGATCACCTACGTGTACAACCACCATGTTCGATCGCTCAGTGACAAACTCACTGATCTTCAGCATCACTACCATCAGCTGATTCTCTCCGGTATGCACGTTCATCTTGACCACGATAATTGTCTCGAAGTTTTGGTTTTGCGGGGGAAAGGGTATGAAATCAAGAAGATTTCAGACTCATTGATCAGTATGAGAGGAGTCAAGCACGGCAAACTGACAATGACCACGACCGGAAAAGGATTGAGCTGA